The proteins below come from a single Triticum aestivum cultivar Chinese Spring chromosome 5D, IWGSC CS RefSeq v2.1, whole genome shotgun sequence genomic window:
- the LOC123122239 gene encoding dehydration-responsive element-binding protein 1B codes for MDTIAAWPQFDGQEYRTVWPEEQEYRTVWSEPPKRRAGRNKLQETRHPVYRGVRRRGREGQWVCELRVPAGSRSYSRIWLGTFASAQMAARAHDSAALALSGRDACLNFADSAWRMMPVHAAGSFKLAAAQEIKDAVAVALKEFQEQQRPADESTAPSSTAEESALSIIPSDLSGLDNEHWIGGMEAGSYYASLAQGMLMEPPADGASWREDREHDDGFDTWLWSY; via the coding sequence ATGGACACCATCGCCGCCTGGCCGCAGTTTGACGGGCAAGAGTACAGGACGGTGTGGCCGGAGGAGCAGGAGTACCGGACGGTGTGGTCGGAGCCGCCGAAGCGGCGGGCGGGGCGGAACAAGTTGCAGGAGACACGCCACCCAGTGTACCGCGGCGTGCGCCGCCGTGGCCGGGAAGGGCAGTGGGTGTGCGAGCTGCGCGTGCCGGCCGGAAGCCGGAGTTACTCCAGGATCTGGCTCGGCACCTTCGCCAGTGCCCAGATGGCGGCGCGCGCGCACGACTCGGCCGCGCTCGCGCTCTCCGGCCGCGACGCGTGCCTCAACTTCGCCGACTCCGCCTGGCGGATGATGCCCGTCCACGCGGCCGGGTCGTTCAAGTTGGCCGCCGCGCAGGAGATCAaggacgccgtcgccgtcgccctcaaGGAGTTCCAGGAGCAGCAGCGCCCTGCCGACGAGTCAACGGCGCCGTCGTCCACGGCCGAGGAGAGCGCGCTCTCCATCATCCCCAGCGACCTGTCGgggctcgacaacgagcactggaTCGGCGGCATGGAAGCCGGCTCGTACTACGCGAGCTTGGCGCAGGGGATGCTCATGGAGCCGCCGGCCGACGGAGCTTCTTGGCGGGAGGACCGCGAACACGACGACGGCTTCGACACGTGGCTGTGGAGCTACTAG